In Streptomyces sp. NBC_00091, the following proteins share a genomic window:
- a CDS encoding dynamin family protein, with protein MVTLDVRPQLLDALSALRDRVASVRLPLPLPGAPRARQTRAELLAQLDDYLVPRLKAPEAPLLAVVGGSTGAGKSTLVNSLVGRQVSEAGVLRPTTRTPVLVCHPDDHHWFAGMRILPDLMRVWAPQGDEELLPSSRRNPPRGPNPHPATRELRIETVSTLPRGLAILDAPDIDSLVVDNRTLAAQLICAADVWVMVTTASRYADAVPWHLLRTAKQYKATLITVLDRVPHQVLAEVSRQYGALLTRAGLGDVPRFTVPELPESTGGGGLLPASAVAPLLAWLSHHAQDPAARQYAVGRTALGALDSLGRRMPELASAVAAQYAAAVRLTSAVEDAYRQEGKRVRNRLDKGAVLAGDALTRWRGYPLDTSADELLDSLAESLAALLQCAVAAADERIAEVWRREPASGAVPLPAPDREAAERIGMAVRRWRRVLEELAEEEVAKLDKQPAPDPDGIAALLVAALLGGKRARPAGEKLAERIGVQAAVRLRDRGGELVGDHLDQVLRAERDRRLAPLEALEVTPEPQAELIAALSVLQKER; from the coding sequence GTGGTGACCTTGGATGTTCGGCCTCAGCTGCTCGATGCCCTGTCCGCCCTGCGCGACCGGGTCGCGTCCGTGCGTCTGCCGCTGCCCCTGCCCGGCGCCCCACGTGCGCGCCAGACCAGAGCCGAGCTGCTCGCGCAGCTCGACGACTACCTCGTACCCCGGCTGAAGGCGCCCGAGGCGCCGCTGCTCGCCGTCGTCGGCGGATCCACCGGGGCCGGCAAGTCCACCCTCGTCAACTCCCTCGTCGGCCGCCAGGTGAGTGAAGCCGGGGTGCTCAGGCCGACGACACGGACACCCGTGCTCGTCTGCCACCCGGACGACCACCACTGGTTCGCCGGCATGCGGATCCTCCCCGACCTCATGCGCGTCTGGGCGCCCCAGGGGGACGAGGAACTGCTCCCCTCCTCCCGGAGGAACCCCCCGCGCGGCCCGAACCCCCACCCCGCGACCCGCGAGCTGCGGATCGAGACCGTCTCCACCCTCCCGCGCGGGCTCGCCATCCTCGACGCCCCCGACATCGACTCCCTCGTGGTCGACAACCGCACCCTCGCCGCCCAGCTGATCTGCGCCGCCGACGTCTGGGTCATGGTCACCACCGCCTCGCGGTACGCCGACGCGGTCCCCTGGCACCTGCTGCGCACCGCCAAGCAGTACAAGGCCACCCTGATCACCGTCCTCGACCGGGTCCCGCACCAGGTGCTCGCCGAGGTCTCGCGGCAGTACGGGGCACTGCTCACCCGCGCCGGGCTGGGCGACGTACCGCGCTTCACGGTGCCGGAGCTGCCCGAGTCGACCGGCGGCGGCGGGCTGCTGCCGGCCAGCGCCGTCGCGCCGCTGCTCGCCTGGCTCAGCCACCACGCCCAGGACCCGGCCGCCCGGCAGTACGCCGTCGGGCGGACCGCGCTGGGCGCGCTCGACTCCCTCGGACGCCGCATGCCGGAGCTGGCCTCCGCCGTCGCCGCCCAGTACGCCGCCGCGGTCCGGCTGACCTCGGCCGTCGAGGACGCGTACCGCCAGGAGGGCAAGCGGGTCCGCAACCGCCTCGACAAGGGCGCCGTACTCGCCGGCGACGCGCTCACCCGGTGGCGCGGCTACCCCCTCGACACCAGCGCCGACGAACTCCTCGACTCCCTCGCGGAATCCCTCGCCGCGCTGCTCCAGTGCGCCGTCGCCGCCGCCGACGAGCGGATCGCCGAGGTCTGGCGGCGGGAGCCGGCCTCCGGGGCGGTGCCGCTGCCCGCGCCCGACAGGGAGGCGGCGGAACGTATCGGCATGGCCGTACGCCGCTGGCGGCGCGTGCTGGAGGAACTCGCCGAGGAGGAGGTCGCCAAGCTCGACAAGCAGCCCGCGCCCGACCCCGACGGCATCGCCGCCCTCCTCGTCGCCGCCCTCCTCGGCGGCAAGCGGGCCCGCCCGGCGGGGGAGAAGCTCGCCGAACGGATCGGCGTACAGGCCGCCGTACGCCTGCGCGACCGGGGCGGGGAACTGGTCGGGGACCACCTCGACCAGGTCCTGCGCGCCGAACGGGACCGCCGCCTCGCCCCCCTCGAAGCACTCGAAGTCACCCCCGAACCACAGGCCGAGCTGATCGCCGCGCTGTCCGTACTGCAGAAGGAGAGGTGA
- a CDS encoding GTPase produces MTAVTDRDHAGDRWDDGFIARSRHRTTRKGGARGGGSRGGGDALLDDALLDAALLAGDFDDDEEEGEGGGGNRGDGGDGGDGGDDALVRAVSGAGSDGGKVPAPPLSPEAQALRMRLDALRQLVGLSRTRLDGKTLAEAGRVLDEAAARRGLSPQHTVVAIAGATGSGKSTLFNSLAGVQISETGLRRPTTAAPIACSWSDGAAGLLDRLEIPGRLRRRPRETSEAGALRGMVLVDLPDLDSAVGAHRDHVDRVLALVDAVVWVVDPEKYADACLHERYLRPLAGHAEVTFVVLNQVDRLPGEAADLVLDDLRRLLDDDGIALGEHDEPGATVLGLSALTGEGVGELRELLGQFTQERGAATRRISADVDRAAVRLRPLYVADGHSGPSGPEIGEAARAEFEDRLAEAVGAYAAGLAAERAWRRNAGKACGTPWLRLWRWYESRRAPRSLAGLAALSVKGRAPGVSAAAQPEEEVTARQRVEQAVRTVADEAVVGLPDPWAQAVRETAVRGAERLPEALDELAVTLGAAVAVPGAKPPRPAWWPVAVLAQAAMTLVQIFGGLWLVGQIVGVLDPKLVPPVLFMVAGIVGGPLVEWACSIAARGPARRYGQDAERRLRQAAAGCGRARVLEPVAAELLRYREVREQYATVAAGGTKLSTTRQ; encoded by the coding sequence GTGACCGCTGTGACCGACCGCGACCACGCCGGCGACCGGTGGGACGACGGGTTCATCGCACGCTCGCGCCACCGGACCACCCGGAAGGGGGGCGCGCGCGGAGGCGGTTCGCGCGGGGGCGGCGACGCCCTCCTCGACGACGCCCTGCTCGACGCCGCGCTCCTCGCCGGGGACTTCGACGACGACGAGGAGGAGGGCGAGGGCGGCGGGGGCAACCGGGGCGACGGAGGCGATGGCGGCGACGGGGGCGACGACGCACTCGTACGGGCCGTCTCCGGCGCCGGGAGCGACGGCGGCAAGGTCCCCGCGCCCCCGCTCAGCCCCGAGGCCCAGGCCCTGCGGATGCGCCTCGACGCCCTGCGCCAGCTGGTCGGACTCTCCCGGACCCGCCTCGACGGCAAGACCCTCGCCGAGGCGGGCCGGGTACTGGACGAGGCCGCCGCACGCCGGGGCCTGTCCCCCCAGCACACGGTCGTCGCCATCGCCGGAGCCACCGGAAGCGGCAAGTCCACCCTCTTCAATTCACTCGCCGGAGTGCAGATCTCCGAGACCGGGCTGCGCCGGCCGACCACCGCCGCCCCCATCGCCTGCAGCTGGTCCGACGGGGCCGCCGGCCTGCTGGACCGGCTGGAGATCCCCGGACGGCTGCGCCGCAGGCCCCGCGAGACCTCGGAGGCCGGGGCGCTGCGCGGGATGGTCCTCGTCGACCTGCCCGACCTGGATTCGGCGGTCGGCGCGCACCGCGACCACGTCGACCGGGTGCTGGCGCTGGTCGACGCCGTGGTGTGGGTGGTGGACCCGGAGAAGTACGCGGACGCCTGCCTGCACGAGCGGTACCTGCGGCCGCTGGCCGGGCACGCCGAGGTGACCTTCGTCGTGCTGAACCAGGTGGACCGGCTGCCCGGCGAAGCCGCCGACCTGGTCCTGGACGACCTGCGGCGGCTGCTGGACGACGACGGGATCGCCCTCGGCGAGCACGACGAGCCGGGGGCCACCGTGCTCGGACTTTCCGCCCTGACGGGTGAAGGGGTCGGGGAACTGCGCGAGCTCCTCGGACAGTTCACCCAGGAGAGGGGCGCCGCGACCCGGCGGATCTCCGCCGATGTCGACCGGGCCGCCGTGCGCCTGCGCCCTCTGTACGTCGCCGACGGGCACTCCGGACCCTCCGGACCCGAGATCGGCGAGGCGGCGCGCGCCGAGTTCGAGGACCGGCTCGCCGAGGCGGTCGGGGCGTACGCGGCCGGGCTCGCCGCCGAGCGGGCCTGGCGGCGCAATGCGGGCAAGGCGTGCGGCACGCCCTGGCTGCGGCTGTGGCGCTGGTACGAGAGCCGGCGCGCCCCCCGCTCGCTCGCGGGCCTGGCCGCCCTGTCGGTGAAGGGCCGCGCCCCCGGGGTGTCCGCCGCCGCGCAGCCCGAGGAGGAGGTGACGGCCCGGCAGCGGGTGGAGCAGGCCGTACGGACCGTCGCGGACGAGGCGGTCGTCGGACTGCCCGACCCCTGGGCGCAGGCCGTACGGGAGACCGCGGTGCGCGGCGCCGAGCGGCTGCCGGAGGCGCTGGACGAGCTGGCGGTCACGCTCGGCGCGGCCGTCGCCGTGCCCGGTGCCAAGCCGCCCCGGCCGGCCTGGTGGCCGGTCGCCGTGCTGGCGCAGGCGGCCATGACGCTGGTGCAGATCTTCGGAGGGCTGTGGCTGGTCGGGCAGATCGTCGGGGTCCTGGATCCGAAGCTGGTGCCGCCCGTGCTGTTCATGGTGGCGGGCATCGTGGGCGGGCCGCTGGTGGAGTGGGCCTGTTCGATCGCGGCCCGGGGACCGGCGCGCCGGTACGGGCAGGACGCCGAACGGCGGCTGCGGCAGGCCGCGGCGGGCTGCGGCCGGGCCCGGGTGCTGGAGCCGGTGGCGGCGGAGCTGCTGCGCTACCGCGAGGTGCGCGAGCAGTACGCGACGGTCGCCGCAGGGGGGACGAAGTTGTCCACAACCCGCCAGTAA
- a CDS encoding single-stranded DNA-binding protein, whose translation MNDTLVTLVGHVATQIDFKETVTGPSARFRFAVTPRYFDRRSETWTDAPTSFYTVLARRVLAVNLASSVSVGEPLVVHGRLRVREAPPDGEGVRWFSADIDAIAVGHDLNRGTAAFRRVVKTDTPLMGPQKAAVV comes from the coding sequence ATGAACGACACCCTGGTGACGCTGGTGGGGCACGTGGCGACGCAGATCGACTTCAAGGAGACGGTGACCGGACCTTCCGCGAGATTCCGCTTCGCGGTGACCCCGAGGTACTTCGACCGGCGCTCGGAGACCTGGACGGATGCCCCCACCAGCTTCTACACGGTCCTTGCGCGCCGGGTGCTGGCGGTCAATCTGGCCAGTTCCGTCTCGGTGGGGGAACCGCTGGTGGTCCACGGGCGTCTGCGGGTCCGGGAGGCCCCGCCCGACGGCGAGGGCGTGCGGTGGTTCTCGGCGGACATCGACGCGATCGCCGTCGGACACGACCTCAACCGCGGAACGGCGGCCTTCCGCAGGGTCGTCAAGACGGACACCCCGCTGATGGGGCCTCAGAAGGCGGCGGTGGTCTGA
- a CDS encoding thioester domain-containing protein — translation MRRPLAAALLAAALTAAPGARASADSDPAAGRAAEGARAVLDGLKTYGQAVLRAGDGSVRQIPAGLYEMRVDGGGMLQTYGVGIAGYAQPQARYTESGWGGSPLAGNAEAGRIRWVLEHSYPQHNDLAGLAKAAGAGALTAESAAAGTQVAIWRLADGAQVEAADPAAELLADYLQREAGRLPEPPASLGLDPGQVSGPLTGAVGTRLGPVTVRTGAQSVTVTPDAAAVAMGVRVVDAEGQPLTSAANGSRLYFEVPAGTPDGTASVTVHGSTRVPVGRVFTSGIPAEAQIVAGSSESAAAATARAVWPQPAAAPAGSVGQLAGPAEVVTAESAPSGSESPDDERLATSGSSAATPVIASLAVGLVVLGGMVVLLLRKRPLEGEDG, via the coding sequence GTGCGGCGGCCGCTGGCGGCGGCCCTGCTGGCCGCCGCCCTCACCGCCGCGCCAGGCGCCCGCGCCTCGGCGGACTCCGACCCGGCCGCCGGCCGGGCGGCCGAGGGTGCGCGGGCCGTGCTCGACGGCCTGAAGACGTACGGGCAGGCGGTCCTGCGCGCCGGGGACGGGTCGGTCCGGCAGATCCCGGCCGGGCTGTACGAGATGCGGGTCGACGGCGGCGGCATGCTCCAGACGTACGGGGTCGGGATCGCGGGCTACGCGCAGCCCCAGGCCCGGTACACGGAGAGCGGCTGGGGCGGCAGTCCCCTCGCGGGGAACGCCGAGGCGGGCCGGATCCGCTGGGTGCTGGAGCACTCCTATCCGCAGCACAACGACCTGGCCGGGCTGGCGAAGGCGGCCGGTGCCGGGGCGCTGACGGCGGAGAGCGCGGCGGCCGGGACCCAGGTGGCGATCTGGCGGCTGGCCGACGGGGCGCAGGTGGAGGCCGCCGACCCGGCGGCCGAGCTGCTGGCCGACTACCTCCAGCGGGAGGCGGGCCGGCTGCCGGAGCCGCCGGCCTCGCTGGGGCTGGACCCCGGCCAGGTGTCCGGGCCGCTGACGGGGGCCGTGGGCACCCGGCTGGGTCCGGTCACCGTCCGGACGGGGGCGCAGAGCGTGACCGTCACCCCGGACGCCGCCGCCGTGGCCATGGGGGTGCGGGTGGTGGACGCCGAGGGGCAGCCGCTGACCTCCGCCGCGAACGGCAGCCGGCTGTACTTCGAGGTGCCTGCCGGTACCCCGGACGGGACGGCCTCGGTCACCGTGCACGGCTCCACGAGGGTGCCCGTCGGGCGGGTCTTCACCAGCGGGATCCCGGCCGAGGCGCAGATCGTGGCCGGCTCCAGCGAGTCCGCGGCGGCCGCCACCGCCAGGGCGGTGTGGCCGCAGCCCGCGGCGGCCCCGGCGGGGTCGGTGGGCCAGCTGGCCGGGCCCGCCGAGGTGGTGACGGCCGAGTCCGCCCCGTCCGGGTCGGAGTCCCCGGACGACGAGCGGCTGGCGACCAGCGGCAGCTCCGCCGCCACCCCGGTGATCGCCTCCCTCGCGGTGGGGCTGGTGGTGCTGGGCGGCATGGTGGTCCTGCTGCTGCGCAAGCGGCCGCTGGAGGGGGAGGACGGCTAG
- a CDS encoding bifunctional phosphatase PAP2/diacylglycerol kinase family protein, translated as MADQKLTWRGVLARWDRQLFDAVARRHWPGAERVLPTLGRAANHGVLWGGTAAAITVLGPPRARRAALTAAGSLALASATINTVGKWSVRRPRPLLEGVPLVRQPTVPPWTTSFPSGHSASAAAFTAGLALESPGWGAAVAPVAASVAFSRVYTGVHYPSDVVAGALLGVAAGFVVRGLARGAEQARAVPGDERPAAGAPALPDGAGLTVVANTASGTAPGAGLDVLRERLPKAELVECGGSGLEAALAAAAARAAVLGVYGGDGTVNAAATAALRAGVPLAVFPGGTLNHFALDLGLAGPQDTCRALAAGHAVRVSVGRFTPGPAPAPASGRSSAPGPAPAAAPASGTGPRPAPDLARDPGSAAGSASAPGPAAASGPAPGSAPAPASGAGSGYFLNNFSIGAYPELLRHRLRWAPRIGGGPAALLAAWRVLRAERPVRLTLAGRSRSVWLLFAGNGTYQGSAPTPRRRAGLGEGLLDLRLVHGGGRPGPRLLAAALAGPLTRSPVHVATRLRGLRIGEIPPGTPFAYDGEYARAPRALVLDVLPDALTVYRPR; from the coding sequence ATGGCCGATCAGAAGCTGACCTGGCGGGGCGTGCTCGCGCGGTGGGACCGGCAGCTGTTCGACGCGGTGGCGAGGCGGCACTGGCCCGGGGCCGAACGGGTACTGCCCACCCTCGGGCGGGCCGCGAACCACGGGGTGCTGTGGGGCGGGACCGCCGCGGCGATCACCGTCCTCGGCCCGCCCCGCGCCCGCAGGGCGGCACTGACCGCGGCCGGGTCGCTGGCGCTGGCCTCCGCGACCATCAACACCGTCGGCAAGTGGTCCGTACGCCGCCCCAGGCCGCTGCTGGAGGGGGTGCCCCTGGTGCGGCAGCCGACCGTGCCGCCGTGGACCACCTCGTTCCCGTCCGGGCACTCCGCCTCGGCCGCCGCCTTCACCGCCGGGCTCGCCCTGGAGTCCCCGGGTTGGGGGGCCGCGGTGGCCCCGGTGGCCGCGTCGGTGGCGTTCTCCCGGGTCTACACCGGCGTGCACTACCCGTCCGACGTGGTGGCGGGCGCACTGCTCGGGGTGGCGGCGGGGTTCGTCGTACGGGGCCTCGCGCGCGGCGCCGAGCAGGCGCGGGCCGTCCCGGGCGACGAGCGCCCGGCGGCCGGGGCGCCCGCGCTGCCGGACGGGGCCGGGCTGACGGTCGTGGCGAACACCGCGTCGGGTACCGCCCCGGGCGCGGGGCTCGACGTCCTGCGCGAACGGCTGCCGAAGGCGGAGCTCGTGGAGTGCGGGGGGAGCGGGCTGGAGGCCGCGCTGGCGGCGGCGGCCGCCCGGGCCGCCGTGCTCGGGGTGTACGGGGGCGACGGCACGGTCAACGCCGCCGCGACCGCCGCCCTGCGGGCCGGGGTGCCGCTGGCGGTGTTCCCCGGGGGCACGCTGAACCACTTCGCGCTGGACCTCGGCCTCGCCGGCCCGCAGGACACCTGCCGCGCCCTTGCCGCCGGCCACGCGGTCCGCGTCTCCGTAGGCCGCTTCACCCCGGGTCCCGCCCCAGCCCCCGCCTCCGGACGGAGCTCTGCCCCGGGCCCCGCCCCAGCTGCCGCCCCGGCCTCGGGCACGGGCCCCCGCCCCGCCCCTGACCTCGCCCGAGACCCCGGTTCTGCCGCAGGGTCTGCCTCCGCTCCGGGCCCGGCCGCCGCCTCGGGCCCCGCCCCGGGGTCCGCCCCAGCTCCCGCCTCGGGGGCCGGCTCGGGGTACTTCCTGAACAACTTCAGCATCGGCGCCTATCCCGAGCTGCTGCGCCACCGGCTGCGCTGGGCGCCGCGCATCGGCGGCGGGCCCGCCGCGCTGCTGGCGGCCTGGCGGGTGCTGCGCGCCGAGCGCCCCGTCCGGCTCACGCTGGCCGGCCGGTCCCGCAGCGTCTGGCTCCTCTTCGCCGGCAACGGCACCTACCAGGGCTCCGCCCCCACCCCCCGCCGCCGCGCCGGGCTCGGCGAGGGCCTGCTCGACCTGCGCCTGGTCCACGGCGGCGGCCGCCCCGGCCCCCGCCTCCTCGCCGCCGCCCTCGCCGGACCGCTGACCCGCTCCCCGGTGCACGTGGCGACCCGGCTGCGCGGACTGCGCATCGGGGAGATCCCGCCGGGCACCCCCTTCGCCTACGACGGCGAGTACGCCCGGGCCCCGCGAGCCCTGGTCCTGGACGTGCTGCCCGACGCCCTCACCGTCTACCGACCCCGCTGA
- the ettA gene encoding energy-dependent translational throttle protein EttA encodes MAEFIYTMRKTRKAHGDKVILDDVFLNFLPGAKIGVVGPNGAGKSTVLKIMAGLEHPSNGEAYLSPGYSVGILMQEPKLDESKTVLANVEDGVAEIKGKLNRFNAIAEEMATNYTDELMEEMGKLQDDLDHANAWDLDAQLEQAMDALGCPPGDWAVTNLSGGEKRRVALCKLLLEAPDLLLLDEPTNHLDAESVNWLEQHLAQYKGAVVAVTHDRYFLDNVAEWILELDRGRAHPYEGNYSTYLEKKSERLKVEGKKDEKRAKRLKEELEWVRSNAKGRQAKSKARLARYEEMAAEADKMRKLDFEEIQIPPGPRLGSIVVEVNNLSKAFGDKVLIDDLSFTLPRNGIVGIIGPNGAGKTTLFKMIQGLETPDSGEIKVGETVKISYVDQGRANIDPKKSLWAVVSDELDYINVGQVEMPSRAYVSAFGFKGPDQQKAAGVLSGGERNRLNLALTLKQGGNLLLLDEPTNDLDVETLGSLENALLEFPGAAVVVSHDRWFLDRVATHILAYEGDSKWFWFEGNFESYEKNKVERLGPDATRPHRATYKKLTRG; translated from the coding sequence TTGGCTGAGTTCATCTACACCATGCGCAAGACGCGCAAGGCTCACGGCGACAAGGTGATCCTCGACGACGTCTTCCTGAACTTCCTGCCGGGAGCGAAGATCGGTGTGGTCGGCCCGAACGGCGCCGGTAAGTCCACCGTTCTGAAGATCATGGCGGGTCTGGAGCACCCCTCCAACGGTGAGGCGTACCTGTCTCCCGGCTACTCCGTCGGCATCCTCATGCAGGAGCCCAAGCTCGACGAGTCCAAGACCGTCCTGGCGAACGTCGAGGACGGCGTCGCCGAGATCAAGGGCAAGCTCAACCGGTTCAACGCGATCGCCGAGGAAATGGCGACGAACTACACCGACGAGCTGATGGAGGAGATGGGCAAGCTCCAGGACGACCTGGACCACGCCAACGCGTGGGACCTCGACGCCCAGCTCGAGCAGGCCATGGACGCCCTGGGCTGCCCGCCCGGCGACTGGGCCGTCACCAACCTCTCCGGTGGTGAGAAGCGTCGCGTGGCCCTCTGCAAGCTGCTGCTGGAGGCCCCCGACCTGCTGCTCCTCGACGAGCCCACCAACCACCTCGACGCCGAGTCGGTGAACTGGCTGGAGCAGCACCTGGCCCAGTACAAGGGCGCCGTCGTGGCCGTCACCCACGACCGGTACTTCCTCGACAACGTCGCCGAGTGGATCCTCGAGCTCGACCGCGGCCGCGCCCACCCCTACGAGGGCAACTACTCCACCTACCTGGAGAAGAAGTCCGAGCGCCTCAAGGTCGAGGGCAAGAAGGACGAGAAGCGCGCCAAGCGCCTCAAGGAAGAGCTGGAGTGGGTCCGCTCCAACGCCAAGGGCCGCCAGGCGAAGTCCAAGGCCCGTCTCGCTCGCTACGAGGAGATGGCGGCCGAGGCCGACAAGATGCGCAAGCTCGACTTCGAGGAGATCCAGATCCCGCCGGGCCCGCGCCTGGGCTCGATCGTGGTCGAGGTCAACAACCTCTCCAAGGCGTTCGGCGACAAGGTCCTCATCGACGACCTGTCCTTCACGCTGCCGCGCAACGGCATCGTCGGCATCATCGGCCCGAACGGCGCCGGCAAGACCACGCTCTTCAAGATGATCCAGGGCCTCGAGACCCCGGACTCCGGCGAGATCAAGGTCGGCGAGACCGTCAAGATCTCGTACGTGGACCAGGGCCGCGCCAACATCGACCCCAAGAAGAGCCTCTGGGCGGTCGTGTCGGACGAGCTGGACTACATCAACGTCGGCCAGGTCGAGATGCCGTCCCGCGCGTACGTCAGCGCCTTCGGCTTCAAGGGCCCGGACCAGCAGAAGGCGGCCGGTGTGCTCTCCGGTGGTGAGCGCAACCGCCTGAACCTCGCGCTCACCCTCAAGCAGGGCGGCAACCTGCTGCTCCTCGACGAGCCCACCAACGACCTCGACGTCGAGACCCTGGGCTCCCTCGAGAACGCGCTGCTGGAGTTCCCCGGTGCGGCCGTGGTCGTCTCCCACGACCGCTGGTTCCTGGACCGGGTCGCCACGCACATCCTGGCGTACGAGGGCGACTCCAAGTGGTTCTGGTTCGAGGGCAACTTCGAGTCCTACGAGAAGAACAAGGTCGAGCGGCTCGGCCCGGACGCCACCCGTCCGCACCGCGCCACCTACAAGAAGCTCACCCGGGGCTAG
- a CDS encoding thioesterase family protein, whose product MARHHYRCPLRWADMDAFGHVNNVVFLRYLEEARIDFMFRLAPGEGSDSFTGGSVVARHEIDYKLPLVHRHEPVLIESWVTRIGAASLTIRYEVKDEATEDAPETVYVRAETVVVPYNLAEGRPRRITAEERHFLEKYLDTPENTPAAAEGRLAA is encoded by the coding sequence ATGGCCAGACACCACTACCGGTGCCCCCTCCGCTGGGCGGACATGGATGCCTTCGGGCACGTCAACAACGTCGTCTTCCTCCGCTACCTGGAGGAGGCGCGCATCGACTTCATGTTCCGCCTGGCGCCGGGGGAGGGCAGCGATTCCTTCACGGGCGGCTCCGTCGTGGCCCGCCACGAGATCGACTACAAGCTGCCCCTGGTGCACCGCCACGAGCCGGTGCTCATCGAATCCTGGGTGACCCGGATAGGCGCCGCGTCCCTGACCATCCGCTACGAGGTCAAGGACGAGGCGACCGAGGACGCGCCGGAGACCGTCTACGTCCGTGCCGAGACGGTCGTCGTGCCCTACAACCTCGCCGAGGGGCGGCCCCGCCGCATCACGGCCGAGGAACGGCACTTCCTGGAGAAGTACCTCGACACGCCCGAGAACACGCCCGCGGCGGCCGAAGGGCGCCTCGCGGCATGA
- a CDS encoding globin, whose translation MNDDPQSTVQETTFYEQVGGEETFRRLVHRFYQGVAGDPLLRPMYPEEDLGPAEERFALFLMQYWGGPTTYSEHRGHPRLRMRHAPFQVDAAAHDAWLGHMRVAVDELGLAPEHEAQLWRYLTYAAASMINTAG comes from the coding sequence GTGAATGACGATCCGCAGAGCACGGTTCAGGAGACGACCTTCTACGAGCAGGTGGGCGGCGAGGAGACCTTCCGCCGTCTGGTCCACCGCTTCTACCAGGGGGTCGCGGGGGACCCGCTGCTGCGCCCGATGTACCCGGAGGAGGACCTCGGGCCCGCCGAGGAGCGGTTCGCGCTGTTCCTGATGCAGTACTGGGGCGGCCCGACGACGTACAGCGAGCACCGGGGGCACCCGCGCCTGCGGATGCGGCACGCGCCGTTCCAGGTGGACGCCGCCGCGCACGACGCGTGGCTGGGCCACATGCGCGTGGCGGTGGACGAGCTGGGCCTGGCGCCGGAGCACGAGGCGCAGCTGTGGCGGTACCTGACCTACGCGGCCGCCTCGATGATCAACACGGCCGGATAG
- a CDS encoding methyltransferase domain-containing protein, producing MGTAKAKEKDLRETAHAAQVRELTAAGVLEDPAWRAAFTAVPRHLFVPYFWTGRGAGHERLWAEDPDPEQRARWLRGVYADTPLATRLRDGELVSSSSQPSLMAKMLAALEVRDGDNVLEIGAGTGYNAALLCHRLGADLVTTVDLDEEITESARAHLALLGYRPAVVTGDGARGCPGRAPFDRILVTCTLPLIPYAWLGQCRPGARILAPLSTGLIGLTVRDAGFAEGRFLHTPAYFVPLRGATAAPGPPGATGPPHGVPYELVENERFQFLLILTAGVLHPREALDLWRGEGRPSRERFGVTVTAEGQWAWLDDPQGPYVWPLGEESG from the coding sequence ATGGGCACGGCGAAGGCGAAGGAAAAGGACCTGCGGGAGACCGCCCACGCCGCCCAGGTACGGGAACTCACCGCCGCCGGCGTACTGGAGGACCCGGCCTGGCGGGCGGCCTTCACCGCCGTGCCCCGGCACCTGTTCGTGCCCTACTTCTGGACCGGACGCGGAGCCGGGCACGAGCGGCTCTGGGCCGAGGACCCGGACCCCGAGCAGCGGGCCCGCTGGCTGCGCGGGGTGTACGCGGACACCCCGCTCGCCACCAGGCTGCGCGACGGCGAGCTGGTCTCCTCCAGCAGCCAGCCCTCCCTGATGGCGAAGATGCTGGCGGCGCTGGAGGTGCGCGACGGGGACAACGTGCTGGAGATCGGCGCGGGCACCGGCTACAACGCGGCCCTGCTCTGCCACCGGCTCGGTGCGGACCTCGTCACCACGGTGGACCTGGACGAGGAGATCACCGAGTCGGCGCGGGCCCATCTGGCGCTGCTCGGCTACCGGCCCGCCGTGGTCACCGGGGACGGGGCGCGCGGCTGCCCGGGCCGGGCCCCCTTCGACCGGATCCTGGTGACCTGCACCCTGCCGCTGATCCCCTACGCCTGGCTCGGCCAGTGCCGGCCGGGGGCGCGGATCCTGGCCCCGCTGTCGACCGGGCTGATCGGGCTCACCGTCCGCGACGCCGGTTTCGCGGAGGGCCGCTTCCTGCACACCCCCGCCTACTTCGTCCCCCTGCGCGGGGCCACGGCCGCGCCGGGACCCCCCGGGGCGACGGGGCCGCCGCACGGGGTTCCGTACGAACTGGTGGAGAACGAGCGCTTCCAGTTCCTGCTGATCCTGACCGCGGGCGTACTGCATCCGCGCGAGGCCCTGGACCTGTGGCGCGGTGAGGGCCGGCCGTCGCGCGAGCGGTTCGGCGTCACGGTCACGGCGGAGGGGCAGTGGGCCTGGCTCGACGATCCCCAGGGGCCCTACGTGTGGCCCCTGGGGGAGGAGAGCGGCTAG